The Helicobacter sp. MIT 05-5293 nucleotide sequence AAGATTTCACATCAACTTGATGAAACCTTGAAAGAGATTTCAGCCATTTCTGGCAACAATACAGATTTGGGTGAGAAAAGTCGCACGATTATTGAGACAAATATTCAAATGTCTGTGGCGACAAAAGAAGAGTTAGAAAAAGTATTGGGAAATGTCCAAAGCACAAAAAATATTGTGGATTTAATCAATAGTGAGATTCAAGAAGATGCAGCCAAAGAAGATCAGAATATGACAAAGATTCGTTCTCTTAGCGAAGAAGCCAAAAATATACAAGGCGTTTTAACCGTGATTACCGACATAGCCGAACAAACTAATCTTCTTGCGCTTAATGCTGCGATTGAGGCGGCTCGTGCAGGAGAGCATGGCAGAGGCTTTGCAGTCGTTGCTGATGAAGTGCGCAAACTTGCCGAAAGGACACAAACTTCGATTACTGAAACAAGTGGGATTATTCAATCAATTTTGCAATCTATTGATGAAATCACAACAACGATTGAAGATAGTTCTCAATCAATGCAGCATTTAACCGAGCAATCAGGCATTATGCAAACCAATATAGAATCACTCACTACGGCTATTCAAGTTGCGGTAGAAAAGTCTCATTTAAGCTTTGAAGGTGCGCAAAAAGTCGATGCAAATACTTCTTTGATACTCGAGAATGGAATCAAGATCGCTTCGTGTTTGTCCCAAATCTCTGAAATTAATGAAAAAATGCAAAAGACTTCAGACACATTAGGTGAATTGACGCATGATTTGAATGATACAATCAGTGCTTTCAAAATGTAGAATCAATTTGCTTTGATAATGAATAAATAGTTGCATTTTTGAGTAAAAAATGCACACCCTATCAAAACGCTCCTTATTGTTTGTGTATTTTAATCACACTTAGTTTATGATAAATATTGATTCAAACAATAATGAAAAGGAGCAAAAATGAGTTTTATTGAAAACATCAAAATGCAGGCAAAAAGCGATAAAAAAACAATCGTGCTTCCTGAAACTTCCGATATGAGGACACTCCAAGCGGCAGATAAGATTCTCAAAGAAGGGTTTGCTGATATTATTCTTTTGGGTGATGAAAAAGCTATCAATGAGCTTGCTCACACTCAAGGATTGAATTTGCAAGCAGCAAAATTTATTAATCCCTCTACTTCAGAGCTTTTGGGGGAATTTGTAGAATTATTTGTCAAGCTTCGTTCTCACAAAGGAATGGACCACGACAAAGCAAAAGATTTGCTTACAAAAGATTCTCTTTATTTCGGTGCGGCTTTGGTTAAATCTAAAAAAGCTGATGGAATGGTTGCTGGAGCAATTCACGCGACCTCTGATGTATTGCGTTCTGCATTGCAAATTGTAGGGACAGCAAGTGATTGCAAGCTTGTATCGACTTTTTTTATTATGGTTGTGCCAAATTGTGATTATGGGCTTAATGGGACATTTGTTTTCTCTGATGCGGGGCTTTGTCAGAATCCAAATGCCGAAGAATTAGCACACATTGCCCTTTCTTCTGCTAAAAGTTTTAAAGCAATCACACACCAAGAGCCTATCGTTGCAATGCTTAGCCATTCAACTTATGGCAGTGCTTCACACCCTGATGTGGATAAAGTCGTCCAAGCAACGAAGATTGCAAAAACTCTTGCTCCTCAATTGCCTTTAGATGGAGAATTGCAACTTGATGCGGCGATTGTCCCAAGTGTGGGAGAATCTAAAGCTAAAGGTTCAAAAGTCGCAGGGAAAGCTAATGTGCTTATTTTCCCTGATTTGGATTCTGGAAATATCGGATACAAGCTTGTCCAACGACTTGCAAACGCTCAAGCTTATGGTCCTATCACGCAAGGAATGAGCGCGCCTGTTAATGATTTATCAAGAGGTTGCAGTGCTGATGATATTGTTGGCGTTGTCGCATTGACTGCTCTTCAAGCTCAACAAAATTAATAAAAAGGATAGAAAATGAATGTTTTAGTTATCAATTGTGGAAGTTCTTCATTAAAATTTCAGCTTATTAATACAGAAACTGAAAAGGTCATTGCTTCTGGGATTTGCGATAGAATCGGTATTGATGGTAGCGTGCTTTATTATAAAACGCCTGATGGTAAAAAGATTGAGAAAAAAGAAGAAATGCCTCATCATACCAAAGCCGTTGAAATGGTGCTTGAAGCTTTGCTCAACAAAGAAAATGGTGCAGTAAGTTCGCTTGATGAGATTAAAGCAATCGGGCATCGTGTGGTGCATGGCGGAGAGTTTTTTAAAGAATCTGTTTTGATTAATGATGTTGTGATTCAGCATATCAAAGAATGTTCGGATTTAGCTCCTTTACACAATCCTGCACATTTAATGGGGATTGAGGCTTGTCAAGCAAAAATGCCTAAGACTCCTATGGTAGCGGTATTTGATACTGCATTTCATCAAACAATGCCTCCTAGAGCTTATATTTATGGTGTCCCTTATGAATGGTATGAAAAACACAAAGTGCGCCGATATGGTTTTCACGGCACGAGTCATAAATATGTCTCACAAAAGACTGCTGAATTTTTGGGCTTAGATTATTATAATTCTAAAATTATCGTATGCCATTTAGGGAATGGTTCTTCAATTTCAGCGATCAAAAATGGAAAATGTGTCGATACAAGTATGGGCTTGACACCGCTTGAAGGTCTCATTATGGGGACAAGAAGCGGAGACTTAGATCCTGCGATTCTCGAATACATTTCTAAACGCGAAGATTTGGACATTCAAAGTATCTTGAATATCTTGAATAAAAAATCCGGTGTGTTGGGAATCTCTGGATTGTCAAGTGATTTTAGAGATTTGCTTGATGCGGATTTAGGTGGGAATGAACGCGCCAAACTTGCTCGTTCAGCTTTTGCCTATCGTGTGCTTAAATATGTCGGTGCGTATTGTGCGGTGATGAATGGCGTTGATGCAGTAAGTTTTTGTGCAGGTGTGGGAGAAAATGCGAAATTCATACGCGGTATGATTGTAGAGCATTTAGAGTTTTTAGGTGTAAAACTTGATGTGGAGGCAAATAATGTGTGTGGTGAAGAAGCCATTATTTCCACGCCTGATTCTAAAGTGCGCGTGTGCGTGATTCCTACAAATGAAGAGCTTGTGATTGCTCGAGACACAAAGACAATCGTCTCACAACTTTAGAATTATCAAAGGGGATTTTATGCCTAATCTTTCAAATATTGCTTCTATTCCGCTTTTGTCGCCAAAAGATTGCGTGTTGGTCTGCATTGATGTGCAAGAAAAGCTTTTGCCCGCAATGCAGCATCACGAGAAAGTGATTAAGTATAGTAATATGTTATTGCATACTGCTTCTTTGCTTGATATACCGCTTCTTGTTACCGAGCAATATCCCAAAGGATTAGGACATACGCATTCTGCGATTAATCTCCCTCAAGATGCTTGTGTGATTGAAAAGACGACTTTTAGTGTTTTTGGCGAAGAGAGATTTAATCAAGCATTGGCAAAACTTTCCGAACTTTCCGAATCTGCCCCTAAAACATTAATCTTTTTTGGTATTGAGGCACATATTTGTGTGTTGCAAAGTTTGCTTGATGCAAGAAGATTAGGGATAGATTCTATTTTGGTCGCTGATGCTTCTAGCTCGCGTTTTAAGCCACATTATAAACTTGCCTTGAGGGAATTAGCGATTTGTGGTGTGCGGATTCTAAGCACAGAATCTTTACTCTTTATGCTCCTTAAAGATGCAAAATCCCCTCATTTTAAGGCAATCAGTGCGTTGGTGAAATAATCAATGTTGTTCCCATCCAAAGCTCCAATTGCCTTTGTTGGTTTTAATCACTGCTTCTCTGACATTGCAACGACCTGAATTTGTTGAATAGACAAGAGTTCTTGTCTTATCACCAAATTGATATTTTTTGGTAGGTTTGCGTTTTTTTATCTCATCCATAAAAAACATTTCCGCCTCTTGAAATTCTTTTAATGCTTCTTTGATGGTTTTCATAAAATCTTCAGGTGCGTATTCTTTTAGGTCTGGATTCTTGGCTAAATACTCCTGTGCGTCAAAAGTGGATTGATTAAGATATTCTTTTTGGATAGATTCTGCATAGGCTAAATAGGCACTTGGATAATCATTATCATGCTCTTCTAGAAACTTATCCCATTTAACTCCACGGCACGCTTGAGAACCTTCTTTTTTATTAACCCACTTATAAAAATCTCCACTACCATAAAAAAGGCTACACCCAACCCGAGTTGAGTATATATCGTCCCTTACTTTTTCTAGATAAAACTCACCTGCCTTGCTATAAAAAATTGTTGGTATCTCGACTTCATATATTCCATAGTTGTTGCTAAATTTCCCAGTGTATTCTATGGTATCATAAAATGCATCTACCACCCAACAATTCCCACGATTCACTACAATATCTTGAATTTGAAGATCATTGTCTAAAATATCAATTATAATTTTATTATCTTGGAGTGCGACATTCACTAGCGGTTCTGATGAACTCAACGAAAAATTTGAATCCGAATCTCCATCGCCACAACCTGTCAGCAATACTGCCAACCCCATAAAACCCGTAAATAAACCTTGAAAAATTCTCATTGCCTCTCCTTTGTTTTTATTTTTATTTTTTGCCTTTTTTTAAACCCCAAGTTTAATTGCTTTGCATTTTGCCTCCTTTACAAAAAAATAAAAGAAGTATATTTATAATTAAGGTGATAATTCCTAACCCTATTAAGCAACAAATATTAATTTCGCAAAAGTAAAGTAATAAATTGATTATAAATACATAAACAAAAATTGATGCGCTGAACCACCCTAAGGCGATGTTGATTTTGCTAGGTGAAAAACGATAGGGTTTTAAGCTAAAAAAGCAAAAATCTTTATTGTAATCGTCTAAATTACAATAAGCTTTTTCATTTCCTAGATAATCCTTTAAATGTTCCTCATGAGCTTCTTGGATAAATTTAGAAGCTTTTGCCAAAGCCACCCAAAATAAAGACAGAATCGCCCCCACATTGCACACAAATAATTCAGCGCATAAAAGGGGTATATACTCGTCTTTGGACTTGGTAATATCATCAATAATCTTAAGTTGTAAAATTCCCATTGCAGTAAAAGCCATCACAATTAAAGGCACGAGTAAAATGGAACGTTGCCAGAGATTCTTAATCTCAAAATTATGAGCTTCCCAAATGTATTTCGTCAAATCTTCTTTAGCGTCCAAATTTTTGCCCTAATGTTGATATAAGTGAGCGGAGATTCTATCCCCCCCCCCCCTTAATTCCTACTTAAATATTAAAAGAGGAGAATTTGCAAGAATGAGCATTGTTTTAGTGCCAAATGTGCCTATGGTATATTTTGATGGTGTTTTAGAGAACTTTAGGCATTTTTGATTATAATATCTTTCAAGAATTTATTACAAGGATAGCAAATGGCACAAAAGGCAGTCAAAAAGGTTGTTTTGGCATACAGCGGCGGGCTTGATACAAGCGTGATCTTGAAATGGCTTGGGGATAATTATCACTGCGAGGTGGTTACTTTTACCGCTGATATTGGACAAGGAGAAGAGGTTGAGCCTGCTCGAGCAAAGGCTTTGAAGCTCGGGATTAAACCGGAGAATATTTTTATCGAAGATTTGCGAGAAGAATTTATCCGTGATTTTGTATTCCCTATGTTTCGGGCAAATACAATTTATGAGGGCGAATACTTGCTTGGCACTTCTATCGCACGCCCATTGATTGCTAAAAGATTAGTAGAGATTGCCCAAAAAGTCGGTGCAGATGCGATTTCACACGGAGCGACAGGCAAGGGGAATGATCAAGTGCGCTTTGAGCTTGGAGCATACGCGCTTAATCCGGATATTCGCGTGATAGCCCCTTGGAGAGAGTGGGATTTGAATAGTCGTGAAAAGCTCCTTGCCTATGCAGAATCTGCAGGGATTCCTATTGAAAAGAAGGCGAACAAATCACCTTATTCTATGGACGCGAATTTATTGCATATTAGCTATGAGGGGCAAATCTTAGAAGATCCTAATGCCGAGCCAGAAGAAGATATGTGGCGGTGGAGTGTTTCACCAATGCAAGCTCCAGATAAACCAGAATCTGTGAGTATTACCTTTAAAAATGGCGATGGTGTGGCGATTAATGGTGAGAATCTCTCACCTGCAGCTTTTTGGGGCAAACTCAATGAATTAGGCAGCAAGCATGGTATTGGTCGGCTTGATTTGGTAGAAAATCGTTATGTGGGAATGAAGTCGCGAGGTTGCTATGAGACACCCGGTGGGACGATTTATCTCAAAGCTCATCGTGCGATAGAATCTTTGTGTCTTGATAGGGAGGAGGCGCATCTCAAAGATGAGATTATGCCTCGTTATGCGAGTTTGATTTATAATGGTTATTGGTTTAGCCCCGAAAGAGAGGCTTTGCAAGCATTGATTGACAAAACACAAGAATGTGTAGAGGGCGTTGTGAAGCTTAAGCTTTATAAGGGCAATGTCATTGTTGTAGGACGAGAATCTAAAAAATCACTTTTTAGTAGCGCATACAGCACTTTTGAAGAAGATTCAGTTTATCATCAAGGTGATGCAGAGGGCTTTATTAAACTCAATGCGTTGCGCTTTATTATCGCAGGTAAATCTCGTAAATAGGCTTTTGATGCTACAAAAGGCTCTTTACATTTGTTTTGCTTTTTTAGTGCAAGTAAGTATAGCTCAAGATCAAACACCTTTTCATCTTAATTCTCATGATATATCTCAAGTCGCTTCCTTAGCGGAGGCTGACTTGATGGTTTCTCCATTTGTCTTAGGCACTAAAGGGCAGAAAAAAGTTTTAGCTATTTCGGATTTTAATGATGTCAGTGATTTTGGTATAGATATACATCTTTTGGCGCGTGAATTGGTTGCTGGTATGCTTGATTCTCAATCATTTACTCTCACTGCAGCGATTGCCGGGAATGCTTTTAACGCTGATCCTAGTTTAGATAAAATCCGCTCTTTACGCAATAACGAAGAGTTTAGTGATATTATCCCTAAGGGTAAATTAATCACACCAAGATATTCTTTGAGTGCGCGTATTAGCAATGATATTGTTATGCAAAATAATTTGAATATTGTTACTTATCACTTTATTTTCAGTATTGTGAATCTCGAAACGGGATTGGTTGAGTGGGATTATATTGAACATATTAAAAAAAGCTCAAAAGAGAAACTCCCTTCCTTGGATAGAGAATCTCCTTACGGCAGGAATTGTAAAGCGAATGCTTTAAATCCCAAAGAGGTCAAACAAGCTTGTGAAATTGCTATCAGTGAGATTTGGTTGGGAGCTTTTG carries:
- the pta gene encoding phosphate acetyltransferase — translated: MSFIENIKMQAKSDKKTIVLPETSDMRTLQAADKILKEGFADIILLGDEKAINELAHTQGLNLQAAKFINPSTSELLGEFVELFVKLRSHKGMDHDKAKDLLTKDSLYFGAALVKSKKADGMVAGAIHATSDVLRSALQIVGTASDCKLVSTFFIMVVPNCDYGLNGTFVFSDAGLCQNPNAEELAHIALSSAKSFKAITHQEPIVAMLSHSTYGSASHPDVDKVVQATKIAKTLAPQLPLDGELQLDAAIVPSVGESKAKGSKVAGKANVLIFPDLDSGNIGYKLVQRLANAQAYGPITQGMSAPVNDLSRGCSADDIVGVVALTALQAQQN
- a CDS encoding acetate kinase, yielding MNVLVINCGSSSLKFQLINTETEKVIASGICDRIGIDGSVLYYKTPDGKKIEKKEEMPHHTKAVEMVLEALLNKENGAVSSLDEIKAIGHRVVHGGEFFKESVLINDVVIQHIKECSDLAPLHNPAHLMGIEACQAKMPKTPMVAVFDTAFHQTMPPRAYIYGVPYEWYEKHKVRRYGFHGTSHKYVSQKTAEFLGLDYYNSKIIVCHLGNGSSISAIKNGKCVDTSMGLTPLEGLIMGTRSGDLDPAILEYISKREDLDIQSILNILNKKSGVLGISGLSSDFRDLLDADLGGNERAKLARSAFAYRVLKYVGAYCAVMNGVDAVSFCAGVGENAKFIRGMIVEHLEFLGVKLDVEANNVCGEEAIISTPDSKVRVCVIPTNEELVIARDTKTIVSQL
- a CDS encoding isochorismatase family protein, yielding MPNLSNIASIPLLSPKDCVLVCIDVQEKLLPAMQHHEKVIKYSNMLLHTASLLDIPLLVTEQYPKGLGHTHSAINLPQDACVIEKTTFSVFGEERFNQALAKLSELSESAPKTLIFFGIEAHICVLQSLLDARRLGIDSILVADASSSRFKPHYKLALRELAICGVRILSTESLLFMLLKDAKSPHFKAISALVK
- a CDS encoding argininosuccinate synthase produces the protein MAQKAVKKVVLAYSGGLDTSVILKWLGDNYHCEVVTFTADIGQGEEVEPARAKALKLGIKPENIFIEDLREEFIRDFVFPMFRANTIYEGEYLLGTSIARPLIAKRLVEIAQKVGADAISHGATGKGNDQVRFELGAYALNPDIRVIAPWREWDLNSREKLLAYAESAGIPIEKKANKSPYSMDANLLHISYEGQILEDPNAEPEEDMWRWSVSPMQAPDKPESVSITFKNGDGVAINGENLSPAAFWGKLNELGSKHGIGRLDLVENRYVGMKSRGCYETPGGTIYLKAHRAIESLCLDREEAHLKDEIMPRYASLIYNGYWFSPEREALQALIDKTQECVEGVVKLKLYKGNVIVVGRESKKSLFSSAYSTFEEDSVYHQGDAEGFIKLNALRFIIAGKSRK